In Actinomycetota bacterium, a single window of DNA contains:
- the lspA gene encoding signal peptidase II: MTIAALATLTDAVVKALVVAGLSDGSSIDLGFVTLRLTYNPGIAFSLGSWLPPMMVTIVTGVIISTGFTWLILRARSLNSVSIAGSALLLGGALGNFVDRLDGQGVVDYFHTGWFATFNLADALITVGVVLLATGLLTNRTRQVESAPGSIGRSSKWGRRTSRVIKAVDGYDGTASSE; the protein is encoded by the coding sequence TTGACTATCGCAGCGCTAGCAACGTTGACCGACGCAGTCGTCAAGGCGCTCGTCGTGGCTGGTCTCAGCGACGGCTCTTCAATCGACCTTGGGTTTGTTACTCTCCGACTGACCTACAACCCTGGCATCGCGTTCAGCCTTGGTTCGTGGCTACCGCCGATGATGGTGACGATTGTCACGGGCGTGATCATCAGCACAGGATTCACATGGCTCATCTTGCGAGCACGCAGTCTCAACTCTGTATCCATCGCAGGCTCCGCATTGTTATTAGGTGGTGCCCTAGGAAACTTCGTCGATCGACTGGACGGGCAAGGCGTTGTTGACTACTTCCACACAGGGTGGTTCGCCACCTTCAATCTCGCCGACGCCCTCATCACTGTGGGAGTCGTACTTCTGGCCACCGGATTGCTGACAAATCGCACAAGACAGGTGGAGTCGGCTCCTGGATCCATTGGCCGGAGTTCAAAATGGGGCAGGCGAACTTCCCGGGTGATCAAGGCCGTCGATGGGTACGACGGAACTGCGTCTAGCGAATGA
- a CDS encoding zf-TFIIB domain-containing protein — translation MPITCPKCKAAMHTYERNGVVIDQCSECRGIFLDRGELDRLIAAEETAYGARPSSAQYQEQTGYDDGHGSKHASSKHGGKSGKRRGGFLGELFD, via the coding sequence ATGCCAATTACTTGCCCCAAGTGCAAGGCAGCCATGCATACCTACGAACGCAACGGCGTAGTAATCGATCAATGCAGCGAGTGCAGGGGGATATTCCTTGATCGCGGAGAGCTCGATCGACTAATCGCTGCAGAGGAGACCGCGTATGGAGCTCGTCCAAGCAGTGCCCAGTACCAAGAACAAACAGGTTACGACGATGGCCACGGCTCAAAACACGCCAGCAGCAAACATGGAGGCAAGTCAGGGAAACGCCGAGGTGGCTTTCTAGGCGAACTTTTCGATTGA